The following nucleotide sequence is from Nitrospira sp..
GCTTGACTGGCGCCCATTTGCGCGTCGTTGATGCTGCTGATGGCGTCTTTGAGCGAGCCCAAAAAGTTCGTGCCGGCCGCGGCTTCGTTCGCCTGCCCTCCCCCCATGCCTTCTGCCCCCTCGATAGGCCGGGGGAGACTCACGCCTGGAATGCGGATATCCGACATACTTACCTCCCGATCTCCAGTGCACGATTCCACATCGTCCGGCTGGCATTGATGGCCTGGACGTTCGCCTCGTAGGCCCGGGATGCGCCGATCATATTGACCATCTCCTCCATCACATTGACGTTCGGCATCGTGACGAAGCCGTTCTTGTCGGCATCCGGATGCCTGGGATCGTAGATGGACTGCCCGGGCTTCTTGTCCTCGATTACCTTGGCGACCTTCACCCCTTCGACGGCATGGCGTGCGGGTCCCGTGGTGACCTGACGAAAGGCCCGCTGGAACGGCGCACCGATCGGCGCCGACTCGAACACGACGTCCCGGCGCTTGTAGGGGCCGCCATGGTTGGTTCGCGTCGATTGGGCGTTCGCGAGGTTGCTGGCGATGACGTTCAAGCGATGCCGTTGGGCATCCAGCGCGGAAACCGACACAGCCAGACTATCCGTTAAATCCATCACACACCTCTCTGTGGAATGATCATGGTTGGCGCAGGTGACAGGGCGTTACGCCTCGGCATCAACGCCCCTCGCGAACGGCACTCAGCAACCCACGGAACTTCATGCTCAAGATGGCCGCCGCCGTGTTGTATTGCTGCGCGTTGTCCGACATCTTGGCCATTTCCAGCTCGATGTTGACCGTGTTGGCATCCAGCGGCAGGTCCCCGGCCGGTACCTCTTCGATTCGGGCGGTCACCTGCTGATACCCCCTGCCCTTCGGTCCGATGTGTCGTGGATCCGTCGATGCCAGCGTGACGGGCAATTTTCCCCGTTGCGCATCGGCCAAGGCTTGCCCGAAATTTAGATCCTTAGCCCGATACTTGGGTGTTTCTTCATTGGCAATGTTGGCTTGAATGATTTGCTGCCTCGCTCCACGAAGGTCGAGCGATCGCCCAAGCAGCTGGATCGTCCTGTCGAAAATGGTCATGGCGTGACGCTCCTTTTTCCTGGCTCGGCGAAAAATGCAAACGGTGTACCGAACAACCCCCTGCCGAGCGCCGGTCCCCCGAGGTTCCTGTTTCACAGGGTCAGCGCACACCAGGCAACTCCGGCAACGCTAGGCAAAATGTGCCGGCACCCTGTGCGCTTTATGCCTTCTCTGTCGCGACCGGATACCCCATCTCGCGATACTCGCGTAACTTGTTCCGCAGCGTCCTGATGCTGATGCCCAATTCCTTCGCCGCATGGGTTCGGTTGTCTTTGACGCGAGCCAGCGTCTTGAAAATCAGCTCTCGCTCCATCTCCCACAAGGATCCATGGGTGGAGGGTATCGCCGCGGCAGGCAGAGGCGGCTCCCCTTCCCGCACCGGAACCGCCCCATCCCCAAGCATCAGGTGATCAACATCGATCGCTCCACCGCCAGCCACCAACACGGCGCGTTCGATGACGTTCTCCAATTCCCGAACGTTCCCCTTCCAAGTTCGACTCTGCAGGTCCGCGACGGCGCGGTCGGTCAAGGTCGGTGAGGTAATCCCATTCCGCTGCGCCGAAGCCCGAAGGAAATGTCTTGCCAGAAGCGGAATATCGCCCGACCGCTCACGCAACGGCGGGACGCTGACCGGAAACACGTTCAGGCGATAGAACAAGTCCTCGCGAAAACGGCCTTGCGTCACTTCGTGATAGAGCGACCGATTCGTGGTCGCAATCACTCGAATGTTGACCGGCACCGGCTCGCGGCCGCCCACGCGATCCACCTCACGCTCCTGCAAAACTCGTAACAGCTTCGCCTGCAAGCCCAGATTCATTTCGCTGATTTCGTCGAGGAAGAGCGTGCCGGTATGGGCCATTTCAAACTTCCCCAGTTTCTTGTTCAGCGCGCCGGTGAAGGCGCCGCGCTCATGGCCGAACAACTCGCTCTCCAGCAAGCTGTCCGGCAAGGCGGCGCAATTGAGCGCCACGAACGGACGATGGGCGCGAGGACTGCGGGCGTGGATGTAGCGAGCCAGCAGTTCCTTTCCTGTCCCACTTTCACCGCTGATCAACACGGTGGCTTGACTGGACGCCACCCCTTCCAACGTCGTCAACAGCCGGATCATCCCGGGGTCCTGGGTCAAGATCGCACGAGCCTCGGTGGTCGCCGGCGCATCCTGTTCGTCCGTGGCCGTCGTGGCCTGCAGATTGAGGATCACCCGCTCGAGCAGATCGGTCGAAAACGGCTTCAGGATATAATCGTTCGCCCCGCACTTCATGGCTTCCACCGCCGTCTCCACCGTGCCGTAGGCGGTCATCAGGACGATGTAGGTGTGGGGCGCCTTCTGCTTGATCGCCTTGACCAAGTCCAGCCCGTTGAGCCTGGGCATCTTCAGGTCCGTCACCACCAACCACGGTTTCATACGTTCGACCTGTTCGATGGCGTCGGCCCCGTCCACCGCGCCCTTCACCTGGTACCCCAGACGGCGCACCGTCTCCGACAACGCCGTCCGCATGGAGGGCTCGTCATCAACAATCAACACGACCCGCGGCTCTTCGGTCGACGCGGATGCTCCCTCCACCGCTTGCTGCACGCTCATGCCTCGTTCTCCTTTTCAATAACTTCCCAGCGCTCTCCGCTCTTCTCGAATCGTTTGAACGGAACGAGCGCCCCCTCTGAGTGAGAGGCTTCCGAACGGGGTCCATGCGGCAAGGTCATCAAGAACGACGTCCCCTGCCCCGGACGGCTCTCCACGTCGATGCGTCCCTGGTGGGCCTCCACCAAGGCATGGACGATGGCCAGACCGAGCCCCGTCCCATGGTCTTTGGTCGTGAAGAAGGGGTCGAAAATTCTGCCCTGCAGGTCCTGCGGAATCCCCACGCCGGTATCACTCACGGTGATGGAAACCGCCGGAGTTTCATCCCAGCGGACGTGCGGAAGGTCGACCGCCACCGTCAGCACCCCGCCGCTGGGCATGGCCTGAACGGCATTCAGGACCAGGTTGAGCAAGACCTGCTTCATCTTGCCCTCATCACACCAGATATGGGTCACATTCGGATGGAGGATGCGGCGGACTTCCACCGAACCGGGAGCGATGGCATGGGCCGCCATCGTCAGCACCTCGTCGAGCAGGGCCTCTACGCCATGCCAGTCGACTTTGGAACAATCGGGTTTCGTGTAACTCAACAGGTTCGCCAACAATCGGTCCATCGATTGCACGGCGACCGAGATATGTTCGGCATAGACCCGCAGATGAGGTTGCTCACGGAGATCGCGCCGGAGCAGCGACGCAAACAGCTCCACGCTCCCGAGCGGATTTCTGATCTCGTGCGCGATGCTGCCGACCATTTGCCCCATGGCTTCCAGTCGGTTCCGCCGCTGCAGACGGCTCTCCAACTGACGGACGCGGGTGACGTCATGTATCAGCACCAACCTCCCGATCAAGGCCCCCGCCTCATCGGTCATATCGGTTTGCGTCAACACGATGGCGCGGCCGTTCGGCAGCAGGACGGGATAGTCGCCGTGATCCCGTCGCAGCTCCCGCAGAATGTCGGCGGCGCGCCGCCCTTGCAACGACGCCTGAGCAACCCCGAGCAGCCGTTCGGCCGAATGGTTGCAGCGTTCCACCATGTCCTGCTGGTCGGCCACGATGACGCCCGTGTCCAGCGACTCGAGGACCGCCGTCACATGGGCGCGCATCGCCTCGGTCTGGCGAAGAGTCTCGCGAAGGCTCTCATTGGTCTGCGCGAGTTCGAGGTCCATCTGTTGAAGGCGCGCGGTCAAGGCCTCGTAGGACTGTTGCAGAATGGTGGCCGCTTGGTCGAAATCCTGGAAGGCTCTGGTTAACAGGTCGTTCTTCGATTGATTGGCATCACACGACTTGACCGTCACCGGCGCCCTCCCTGCCCGACCTGCACCTGCGGGACATCGGCTTGCAACACGCCCGCCATGCGTTGGACCAGGCTATCGGTATGTTCCCCCAACACTCGAAGGCCGCCGCGCGCCAGATCTTGCCGCTTGGTCTCCTTCGCCAAGCGGACGATTTGAAATTGGATCCAAATCGTCTGGTCGGCGCTCGGCCCTGCGATCAACGCCTGTTTGTAAAGGGCCAGGGCCGGCTCAGATCGTTTGGCATAGGCCAAGGCATCTCCATAATGCATGAGTTCCGTCGCCGTCATCTTGGCCCCTTCCTTGGCTGCGGCATCGAACAGGAGGGCGGCTTCGGTGTATTGCTTCGTGGCACTGAGGGCATCGGCCAGCTTCAGTTGCACGATCGCCCGATCTCGATGGCGCGGATGATGCTGCAGCCACTGACGCCCGATCCGAATCAGGCCGGCGACGTTGCCTTCCCGCCGAAGAGCGGTGAACAATCCCATCAGGGCCTCCCCGGTAAACTTGCCCGTCGGATACTGGAGCCGGTAACGTTCGAAGACCGATTTGGCCGCATGAGGATCCTTTTGCTCGAGGTAGCTCTGTCCCAGCCCGATGAGCGCCTCCTCGTGGAAGGACTCTGCTTTCTGATCACGGATCAGGTTCTGGTACAACTTGGCCGCCTTGACGGGAAACCCGACTCGTTGGTGCGCGTCGGCGACTTCAAGCAGGAGTTTTGTACCGGCATACAATCGGTCGGCCTTGGGGCCGTGGCGGTGGAACAGATTCACCAGTTCGAAGTCATCCCCCGCATTCCAAGCTGTTTCCATCCGCGGCTGCAAAAAGATCTTCAACCGAGCCCCGCACTTGGCCGGCCAGGGATCGTCGTCAAATCGCCCTGTTCGCATGACGCCCTGTTCGTAGGCCGCTAACGCCTCATCCTGCTTGCCGATCCGTTCGAAGGCCTCGCCCAAGTGGAACAGGGCTTCGCTCCCCACGGATGAATCTTCATATTGCTTCACACTCTCCTGAAACAGGCGCCGAGGGCTGACCGTCTCACCGGGCTCCAGTTGAAGATTCGAAAGGTGCGCCGTCACGGTCTGACGAAGATTGACGATTCCGTCCTCGGGATCACGATGCTCTTGCACATCGGCATACCGAATACGGGCGGTTGCGGCCACAGGAGCATCGGGATACTGAGTGAGCAGGGCTGAATAAAAGAGCTTGGCTTCCTCCCAATCGCCGGTCTCCCGATAACTGTCGGCAATCCGTCCGAGCACCGTCGGGTTTTCCGGTCTCACGGGATACAAATTGTAAAAATGCAGGAGTTGCTCCCGCATCACCGAAAGACGGTGCGCGTCCCCTGCCGTATCCGCATAACGCAGCAAGGCGTAGGGATCCTTTCGCAGCTCGGCCGGCCATCGAGCGGCAATCATATCGAACACCGCATCCGCATCCTTCATC
It contains:
- the fliE gene encoding flagellar hook-basal body complex protein FliE is translated as MSDIRIPGVSLPRPIEGAEGMGGGQANEAAAGTNFLGSLKDAISSINDAQMGASQAVEALVTGQSNNIHQTMVALQQADVSFQLMMQVRNKLVTAYEEIQRMQI
- a CDS encoding PAS domain-containing protein; translation: MTVKSCDANQSKNDLLTRAFQDFDQAATILQQSYEALTARLQQMDLELAQTNESLRETLRQTEAMRAHVTAVLESLDTGVIVADQQDMVERCNHSAERLLGVAQASLQGRRAADILRELRRDHGDYPVLLPNGRAIVLTQTDMTDEAGALIGRLVLIHDVTRVRQLESRLQRRNRLEAMGQMVGSIAHEIRNPLGSVELFASLLRRDLREQPHLRVYAEHISVAVQSMDRLLANLLSYTKPDCSKVDWHGVEALLDEVLTMAAHAIAPGSVEVRRILHPNVTHIWCDEGKMKQVLLNLVLNAVQAMPSGGVLTVAVDLPHVRWDETPAVSITVSDTGVGIPQDLQGRIFDPFFTTKDHGTGLGLAIVHALVEAHQGRIDVESRPGQGTSFLMTLPHGPRSEASHSEGALVPFKRFEKSGERWEVIEKENEA
- the flgB gene encoding flagellar basal body rod protein FlgB is translated as MTIFDRTIQLLGRSLDLRGARQQIIQANIANEETPKYRAKDLNFGQALADAQRGKLPVTLASTDPRHIGPKGRGYQQVTARIEEVPAGDLPLDANTVNIELEMAKMSDNAQQYNTAAAILSMKFRGLLSAVREGR
- a CDS encoding sigma-54-dependent Fis family transcriptional regulator; its protein translation is MSVQQAVEGASASTEEPRVVLIVDDEPSMRTALSETVRRLGYQVKGAVDGADAIEQVERMKPWLVVTDLKMPRLNGLDLVKAIKQKAPHTYIVLMTAYGTVETAVEAMKCGANDYILKPFSTDLLERVILNLQATTATDEQDAPATTEARAILTQDPGMIRLLTTLEGVASSQATVLISGESGTGKELLARYIHARSPRAHRPFVALNCAALPDSLLESELFGHERGAFTGALNKKLGKFEMAHTGTLFLDEISEMNLGLQAKLLRVLQEREVDRVGGREPVPVNIRVIATTNRSLYHEVTQGRFREDLFYRLNVFPVSVPPLRERSGDIPLLARHFLRASAQRNGITSPTLTDRAVADLQSRTWKGNVRELENVIERAVLVAGGGAIDVDHLMLGDGAVPVREGEPPLPAAAIPSTHGSLWEMERELIFKTLARVKDNRTHAAKELGISIRTLRNKLREYREMGYPVATEKA
- the flgC gene encoding flagellar basal body rod protein FlgC, producing the protein MDLTDSLAVSVSALDAQRHRLNVIASNLANAQSTRTNHGGPYKRRDVVFESAPIGAPFQRAFRQVTTGPARHAVEGVKVAKVIEDKKPGQSIYDPRHPDADKNGFVTMPNVNVMEEMVNMIGASRAYEANVQAINASRTMWNRALEIGR
- a CDS encoding tetratricopeptide repeat protein produces the protein MQVSAATASHASVLLPTIFALCLLSVVCTKSSAAESAPTNRQTLLSTLPEPSDLVQRRLPDPGPRYERLQDLPEWGRFERAVQLYGQGQPVEARLAFQPLLREYPRSKLLTAVRVFLGEIALASGQSDVRPMEIVEQYKALMREESRSLNAKRAGWRVGDIYRMEGWYQESQVAYQHALSQVESDSYDAGRAMLGLGYAFQGAGQWKDSERTFETVLKRTTDASLAVAASLGQAHSLYRQGRMKDADAVFDMIAARWPAELRKDPYALLRYADTAGDAHRLSVMREQLLHFYNLYPVRPENPTVLGRIADSYRETGDWEEAKLFYSALLTQYPDAPVAATARIRYADVQEHRDPEDGIVNLRQTVTAHLSNLQLEPGETVSPRRLFQESVKQYEDSSVGSEALFHLGEAFERIGKQDEALAAYEQGVMRTGRFDDDPWPAKCGARLKIFLQPRMETAWNAGDDFELVNLFHRHGPKADRLYAGTKLLLEVADAHQRVGFPVKAAKLYQNLIRDQKAESFHEEALIGLGQSYLEQKDPHAAKSVFERYRLQYPTGKFTGEALMGLFTALRREGNVAGLIRIGRQWLQHHPRHRDRAIVQLKLADALSATKQYTEAALLFDAAAKEGAKMTATELMHYGDALAYAKRSEPALALYKQALIAGPSADQTIWIQFQIVRLAKETKRQDLARGGLRVLGEHTDSLVQRMAGVLQADVPQVQVGQGGRR